A single genomic interval of Spirosoma linguale DSM 74 harbors:
- a CDS encoding protein serine/threonine phosphatase (SMART: protein phosphatase 2C domain protein~KEGG: nmu:Nmul_A1997 protein serine/threonine phosphatase): MKIYRAFPMAFSHLGQRTNNQDYLYPNVDKATEQTELFVVCDGMGGADKGEVASKLLCEAVADYVITMGNPTLDAAHIQVILNRAYEAYRTYLAQNPLLSRMGSTLALLQLHQQGATICHIGDSRVYQLRAGQVIFQTKDHRQVEDMVEAGIITATQALTHPWRNRLSRAVMASVTDKEGEPVKLMADIVTLTDVQAGDYFFMCTDGVLEAIDTYILETVLASNMPDQAKSESLQALCSAHSKDNYSGYLIGISYVAHTDSAQSIHTITNYAD, from the coding sequence ATGAAAATCTATCGAGCATTTCCAATGGCTTTTTCGCACCTCGGCCAACGGACCAATAACCAGGATTACCTGTATCCGAATGTCGACAAGGCGACTGAGCAAACAGAGCTTTTTGTCGTTTGTGACGGAATGGGCGGGGCCGACAAGGGGGAAGTGGCCAGTAAGCTGCTCTGTGAGGCCGTAGCAGACTATGTTATAACGATGGGCAACCCAACGCTGGATGCCGCCCACATACAGGTCATACTCAACCGAGCTTACGAGGCTTATCGCACCTATCTGGCACAGAACCCTTTGCTTAGCCGGATGGGGTCAACGCTGGCGTTGCTGCAACTGCACCAACAGGGCGCTACGATCTGTCATATTGGTGATAGCCGGGTGTATCAACTGCGGGCGGGTCAGGTGATTTTTCAGACTAAGGATCACCGACAGGTCGAAGATATGGTTGAGGCTGGTATCATCACGGCCACGCAAGCCCTAACGCACCCCTGGCGAAATCGACTGAGTCGGGCAGTTATGGCGAGTGTGACGGATAAGGAAGGCGAGCCTGTAAAACTGATGGCCGATATCGTTACACTGACCGATGTTCAGGCGGGCGATTATTTCTTTATGTGCACCGATGGCGTTCTCGAAGCCATCGATACGTATATTCTGGAAACCGTACTGGCCAGCAACATGCCCGACCAGGCCAAGTCGGAGTCATTGCAGGCCCTCTGTAGTGCGCACTCAAAAGATAATTACTCCGGTTATCTGATCGGTATTAGTTATGTAGCTCATACCGATTCGGCGCAGTCTATCCATACCATCACGAATTATGCTGACTAA
- a CDS encoding FHA domain containing protein (PFAM: Forkhead-associated protein~SMART: Forkhead-associated protein~KEGG: tgr:Tgr7_2548 FHA-domain containing protein) → MPPLPISENKLEQFIDELSHLPSYSIGRTADNQLVISDSKISGHHARLIYCTPSNFILEDLQSKNGSYVNGLRVTRKVVGEQDLIRLAETEMTCQQLVALLPDKAARPLAKAQPQPVVAPEAPPSPAKSTVAVQPLDFTSSFAALKLVYEQYPRLRRDCRNREKMIRTGSVILSSVVGITAVLSTGGGALPFIQIMSGAGLSVLIPTLSSTLLSTDEKLEIIDREYRDVYRCPNPACRDPFGTRDWDLLAAQKTCRRCQAIWVS, encoded by the coding sequence ATGCCACCCTTACCGATAAGTGAGAATAAACTCGAACAATTTATTGACGAGTTAAGTCACCTGCCATCCTATTCAATAGGCCGGACTGCTGATAATCAGCTTGTTATTTCAGATAGTAAAATAAGTGGGCATCATGCCCGATTGATTTATTGTACGCCTTCAAATTTCATTCTTGAAGACCTTCAGAGTAAAAATGGCTCTTATGTTAACGGCCTGAGAGTTACCCGAAAGGTAGTGGGTGAGCAGGACCTGATTCGACTTGCCGAAACAGAGATGACCTGTCAGCAACTGGTCGCGTTGTTGCCTGACAAGGCTGCCCGGCCACTTGCCAAAGCGCAGCCGCAGCCTGTTGTGGCCCCGGAAGCTCCCCCGTCACCAGCCAAATCAACAGTGGCAGTACAGCCGCTCGATTTTACTTCTTCTTTTGCCGCGTTAAAACTGGTTTATGAGCAATACCCCCGGCTACGTCGGGATTGCCGCAACCGGGAGAAAATGATTCGAACGGGTAGCGTTATACTTTCCTCCGTTGTGGGCATAACTGCCGTGCTGTCTACTGGCGGAGGTGCGTTGCCCTTTATTCAGATTATGTCGGGGGCAGGGCTGAGTGTACTCATCCCTACGCTAAGCTCTACGCTGCTGTCGACCGACGAGAAACTCGAAATAATCGATAGAGAATACCGTGACGTGTATAGGTGTCCGAATCCGGCCTGCCGCGATCCATTTGGTACACGTGATTGGGACCTTCTGGCAGCACAAAAGACTTGCCGCCGTTGTCAGGCAATCTGGGTCAGCTAA